The genomic stretch TAGTGAGAATCACGGGTGGTCCTCATGGCCTCACAGGAAAATTATTTAGGGCCACTGGTGGTCAACGTATTAAACGGCGTTAAACATTATTATTCGCATTTAGTTCTTTTTATCATGACTGGCTGGAAGTAATTTTCTTTGACCTTGTGTTCTGAGccaaaacataaaacaatctagaactaataaaatataaggaATACATACTAAAGTTAAAAAGATACTTATTGGTTTGTTTCAGAAACAAACCAACCAACCGCTGTTTCAACGATTGTTCCTGACCTAAATAACTGCAAAGAACTCTGTGGGCAATGTATGACAACAGCAATTGTTCCAACTTATTTTGTTCCAACTACTTCTACTTCTGCTACGGACAACTGCCCAGAACTATGCAGCCAATGTATGGTAACTGCTATTATTCCAACTTATTTTGTTCCAACCACTTCTAATTCTGCTACGGACAACTGCCCAGAACTTTGTATGCAATGTATGGCAACAACTACATTACTTCCAACTAATATTGTCCGAACTACATGTTTTACTGTTCCAAACAACTGTCCACAGCTTTGCAAGCAATGTATGGCAAATACAATGGTTCCGGCTGTTATTGTTCGATCTACTTCTGCTCCTGCTCCATTTAATTGTCCAGAACTCTGTAGGCAGTGTAACAGAATCATACCAAATCCAAAACCTACAGAATTGATACCCCATTCACTTCAGTGCACAGAACTGTGTAAACAGTGTCAAACAACAGAACCCAAACTGTCACCTCTGAACGAATGTTTATCAGATTGTCAAGCAAGCTGTCACAAGAAATACCCAACACCCTTCCCTGAAAAGTGTGATGAACTATGCAAACAATGTCAGCCTGCAAAAATTATTGAACAGAGTGAAACTAAATGTATTAGCTGTAATACTTTGTGTGCTATGTGCAAAAGAGTGAAATTTCCCCATCGTCAAAAAAGAGAATTAAGTCTCGAATCAGATAGGTTTCGACCTCTAATCATAAACATTGATGGGGTAGACTCAAAAGATGCctcttacaaaataaacattgaggGCTGTCAAACAACAAAATGCAGTCAAAAACACTATTCGCCTACAACTTACGATTTAGTACCTGGTTCATCAAAATGCATACATTTTTGTGACAGATGTACGTTGAAGCCAAATCCAGCCAAATTATTAGTACATGGGTCTTTAAGATGTATAAACCTTTGCGATAAATGTGGACTTACAACAAAACCTGTCAATTCATTAATATATGAGAACTCACATAAGCCTTTGACTTCTGCATCAAAACATATCGACTCCTGGTTTTCtagtttttcaaaatacattaatcTTTGCCAGAACTGTACGCTGGGACCAAAACCTGTCGATCCCTTTATTTCTGATTCCTCAAAATGTATAAATCTCTGTGAGAAGTGTAAAACAGCTGCTAAACTTGCAGATTCATTACTTCCTGATGCCTTAATGTGCATAAATCTTTGCAAAAATTGTAAGAAAGCGAACATACCTGTCATTTCCTTAGATCCTGTTTCCTCAAAATGCATTAATTTTTGTAAGAAGTGCGAGCAAGCTTCAAAAGTCTATTCCTTAGTTCCTGGTTCCTCAAAATGCATTAACCTTTGCGAGGGTTGTGAATCAAATCTACCTTCTACTAGTCAATTATTACCTTGTTCTGTAGAATGCATAATTCTCTGTGCTAAATGTAAAAGCATTTCAAAACCGATTCATTCTGATTTGAAACCTAGTCTTCCTACTACAATTCCAACAAATTCTTTTCTACCTGGATCTACAATGTGcttaaatttatgcaaaaaatgttttaacttccATTTAAACTTGACTCCAGGATCTAGGGAATGTGAAAGCGTTTGTCACCAATGCAATGCACTCGTACATGAACCACAGTCGAAACTACAGCCAGGTTCTCAGAAGTGTATGATACGTTGCAAGCAGTGTAAATTCTTTCCCGCcaagaaattgaaaatttcaagaaaaaattgTACACATGATTTCTCACCTTA from Homalodisca vitripennis isolate AUS2020 chromosome 2, UT_GWSS_2.1, whole genome shotgun sequence encodes the following:
- the LOC124354403 gene encoding uncharacterized protein LOC124354403 isoform X1; translation: MEPTVFCIVVPLALNICSAPVDFDPLFHLRQERSITLNTGNDSGIAEGKIVNTAQTDKQLIINIETKVLPQFNVYLDSLQQSPRMQCTTKDEQGEGTTKKRVFTCISMSNMCCPSTTTCICSETNQPTAVSTIVPDLNNCKELCGQCMTTAIVPTYFVPTTSTSATDNCPELCSQCMVTAIIPTYFVPTTSNSATDNCPELCMQCMATTTLLPTNIVRTTCFTVPNNCPQLCKQCMANTMVPAVIVRSTSAPAPFNCPELCRQCNRIIPNPKPTELIPHSLQCTELCKQCQTTEPKLSPLNECLSDCQASCHKKYPTPFPEKCDELCKQCQPAKIIEQSETKCISCNTLCAMCKRVKFPHRQKRELSLESDRFRPLIINIDGVDSKDASYKINIEGCQTTKCSQKHYSPTTYDLVPGSSKCIHFCDRCTLKPNPAKLLVHGSLRCINLCDKCGLTTKPVNSLIYENSHKPLTSASKHIDSWFSSFSKYINLCQNCTLGPKPVDPFISDSSKCINLCEKCKTAAKLADSLLPDALMCINLCKNCKKANIPVISLDPVSSKCINFCKKCEQASKVYSLVPGSSKCINLCEGCESNLPSTSQLLPCSVECIILCAKCKSISKPIHSDLKPSLPTTIPTNSFLPGSTMCLNLCKKCFNFHLNLTPGSRECESVCHQCNALVHEPQSKLQPGSQKCMIRCKQCKFFPAKKLKISRKNCTHDFSP